A window of Plasmodium malariae genome assembly, chromosome: 12 genomic DNA:
gtaaatttgttaaaatttgttttataaatgctcttacttctttttttctttgttcgTATCCTTTCTTTCGAGATGCTTTTCTCcttaattcattatatatatttttaagataaaTTTTAGATATTGATGAATCAAAGGAATTTATAATGGTATTCACATACGTAGATGTACTAACAGGTTTTAGAAGATTGCGTGGAAGCATTTGTTTTAAATGATTGCTAAGCTGAATTAAATCTACATCCGTTTGTGGAGTTAATAATCTACTTACCCTTGtatctaatatattatttggaTTGATTTTCTTATTCCATGATTTTGTAGAGTTATTTGTCTAAAaattttagtatatttttattaaaaatatctgTATTCtcatatgaataaaataatagttttaaaatgaaattattttattacaacgAATGtatagaaattattaaatataataattattatacctCATATATGTCCTGGCATATCCATATTAATAGGgaaaatgagaaaattttaacaaaaaaaaataaattatttgaa
This region includes:
- the PmUG01_12082600 gene encoding Plasmodium exported protein, unknown function; amino-acid sequence: MEYSNNLFFFVKIFSFSLLIWICQDIYETNNSTKSWNKKINPNNILDTRVSRLLTPQTDVDLIQLSNHLKQMLPRNLLKPVSTSTYVNTIINSFDSSISKIYLKNIYNELRRKASRKKGYEQRKKEVRAFIKQILTNLQLKYEKLLSRTKPFCYKKYSIFLHIITHPKIMHILELTIPKLAKTKISFRYNPLRDTRYDEAILYELLSQAYAIIQARYHDWIRVEKDE